A genome region from Arthrobacter sp. SLBN-100 includes the following:
- a CDS encoding ABC transporter substrate-binding protein, with amino-acid sequence MNITPRRRWSVLAGSVTAAALVLTGCSAGGGGSTDAKTITWLVDNTQNTITYAEKLAEDFNAANPDIKVEIETRPQGGDGDNIVKTKLATGDMADVFSYNTGSLFQQINPEQNLVPLTGDSYMGNVSESFKPVVTAGSEVYGVPVGTGSAGAVLYNKKVYEKLGLSAPKTWDEFMENSRTIKDSGTAAIIQSYQTTWTSQLFVLGDFANVAAANPTFAEDYTANKVKYGTDPAAIKGFEHLEEAFKAGLFNEDFASTSYAQALEKLANGEGAQYPILSFALPELKVSFPDQLNDIGLFPLPGEDAAKNPLTVWLPGGVYLPKSTKNVEEAKKFLAFIASKEGCDSQTEAVGANGPYLVEGCDLPDDVPTAVKDMLPFFEDESKNSPALEFLSPVKGPALEQITVEVGSGIRSAKDGAALYDEDVKKQAQQLNLPGWN; translated from the coding sequence ATGAACATCACCCCCAGACGGCGCTGGTCCGTCCTTGCTGGAAGTGTCACAGCAGCAGCGCTGGTCCTCACCGGTTGTTCCGCCGGTGGAGGCGGCAGCACGGACGCCAAGACCATCACCTGGCTTGTCGATAACACACAAAACACCATTACGTACGCGGAGAAGCTTGCCGAGGACTTCAATGCAGCCAACCCGGACATCAAGGTTGAGATCGAGACCCGGCCGCAGGGCGGCGACGGGGACAACATCGTCAAAACCAAGCTCGCCACCGGGGATATGGCGGATGTCTTCTCGTACAACACCGGCTCCCTGTTCCAGCAGATCAACCCGGAACAGAACCTTGTACCCCTCACCGGCGACTCCTACATGGGCAATGTTTCTGAGTCCTTCAAGCCAGTAGTGACCGCCGGAAGCGAAGTGTACGGAGTGCCTGTGGGCACCGGCTCGGCCGGCGCCGTGCTTTACAACAAGAAGGTATACGAGAAGCTTGGACTCTCAGCTCCCAAGACGTGGGACGAGTTCATGGAGAACAGCCGCACGATCAAGGATTCCGGAACCGCTGCCATCATCCAGTCGTACCAGACCACGTGGACCTCACAGCTGTTCGTCCTCGGTGACTTCGCCAATGTCGCAGCCGCAAACCCCACCTTCGCCGAGGATTACACAGCAAATAAGGTCAAGTACGGCACCGATCCCGCTGCAATCAAAGGCTTTGAGCACTTGGAGGAAGCCTTCAAGGCCGGGCTTTTCAACGAGGACTTTGCATCCACCAGCTACGCCCAGGCTTTGGAAAAGCTCGCCAACGGCGAGGGTGCCCAGTACCCCATCCTCAGCTTTGCCCTCCCGGAGTTGAAGGTCAGCTTCCCGGACCAGCTCAATGACATCGGGCTCTTCCCGCTCCCGGGGGAAGACGCCGCCAAGAACCCGCTTACGGTATGGCTGCCGGGTGGCGTCTACCTCCCCAAATCCACCAAGAATGTGGAGGAGGCCAAGAAGTTCCTGGCCTTTATCGCGAGCAAGGAAGGCTGCGATTCCCAGACGGAAGCCGTGGGCGCGAACGGCCCCTACCTGGTGGAAGGCTGCGACCTGCCTGATGACGTCCCCACCGCGGTGAAGGACATGCTGCCGTTCTTCGAGGACGAGAGCAAGAACAGCCCCGCCCTGGAATTCCTTTCCCCTGTCAAGGGCCCGGCCCTTGAACAAATCACCGTCGAGGTGGGATCGGGCATCCGTTCCGCCAAGGACGGCGCCGCCCTCTATGACGAGGATGTCAAGAAGCAGGCACAGCAGCTCAACCTGCCTGGCTGGAACTAA
- the malQ gene encoding 4-alpha-glucanotransferase, whose product MDTLIKVLASLGVQAHTNQLIEEALAEAELAPWRRMLPPAVVIQQGEPAQVPVHVRDGATARLSITLEGGAGSMDAAQQDLWMQPRDVDGVATGRATFALPPDLPLGWHTLHAESEGATAPATLVVVPARLTTAAPLEERRGWGLATQLYSVRSKRSWGIGDFSDLADLAALSGSRGADYVLVNPLHAAEPVPPVQPSPYSPSTRRFFNPLYIRIEAIPELAYLKPRKRAAVEKLREEVAGLNREGARLDRDAVYAAKLQALELLYHARRPPARQAAFDEFCRISGQGLDDFALWSAIREDLPAGDPFWSDPACALGTPQSEALRERLADRIGFYRWLQWICDEQLEDAQRAALRAGMRLGVVHDLAVGVDHSSADAWTLRDVLAPGTSVGAPPDMYNQQGQDWGQPPWHPARLAEAGYIPFRNMLATVLRHAGGVRVDHILGLFRLWWIPAGNAPGDGAYVKYDHEALIGILALEAQRAGAVVIGEDLGTFEPWVRDYLAARGILGTSILWFEYDGDSPLAPERYRTQALASVNTHDLPPTAGYLAGDHVALRSGLGLLERSEAEERAEHNAALEKMFALLRERGHLPEDGAGGQAGSEEGTIEALHLLLAQAPSVLLGVALVDAVGERRVQNQPGTTEALYPNWQVPLGGPDGRPVFLDDLPANPRFNSLLAAVEGALHG is encoded by the coding sequence ATGGACACCTTGATCAAGGTCCTCGCCTCCCTCGGGGTGCAGGCGCACACCAACCAGCTCATCGAAGAGGCCCTGGCGGAAGCGGAACTCGCGCCCTGGCGGCGCATGCTGCCACCCGCCGTCGTCATCCAGCAGGGTGAACCGGCGCAGGTTCCGGTCCACGTGCGCGACGGCGCCACAGCGCGGCTGAGCATCACCCTTGAAGGCGGCGCCGGGTCCATGGACGCGGCGCAGCAGGATCTTTGGATGCAGCCACGGGATGTCGACGGCGTTGCGACCGGACGTGCCACCTTCGCGCTCCCGCCGGACTTGCCGCTCGGATGGCATACCCTCCATGCCGAATCCGAAGGTGCCACCGCACCCGCCACCCTGGTGGTGGTGCCTGCGCGGCTTACCACGGCAGCGCCACTGGAAGAGCGCCGGGGCTGGGGACTGGCTACCCAGCTCTATTCCGTACGCTCAAAACGGTCCTGGGGCATCGGCGACTTCTCCGACCTGGCTGACCTGGCCGCCCTCAGCGGCAGCCGCGGGGCGGACTACGTCCTGGTTAACCCGTTGCACGCTGCCGAGCCGGTTCCGCCCGTGCAGCCGTCACCGTATTCGCCGTCCACCCGGCGGTTCTTCAACCCGCTGTACATCCGCATCGAGGCGATCCCCGAGCTGGCGTACCTCAAGCCGCGCAAGCGCGCCGCGGTGGAGAAGCTCCGCGAGGAGGTGGCCGGGCTGAACAGGGAGGGCGCCCGCCTGGACCGCGACGCCGTCTACGCGGCGAAGCTGCAGGCACTTGAGCTGCTCTACCATGCCCGCCGCCCGCCGGCCCGGCAGGCTGCCTTCGACGAGTTCTGCCGCATCTCCGGCCAAGGGCTTGACGACTTTGCCCTGTGGTCCGCGATCCGGGAGGACCTGCCGGCAGGGGACCCGTTCTGGTCTGATCCCGCCTGCGCACTCGGCACGCCGCAGAGCGAGGCGCTCCGCGAGCGGCTGGCAGACCGTATCGGGTTTTACCGCTGGCTCCAGTGGATCTGCGACGAACAGCTCGAAGATGCCCAGCGAGCCGCGCTCCGTGCCGGAATGCGGCTTGGCGTGGTCCACGACCTCGCCGTCGGCGTGGACCACAGCAGCGCTGACGCATGGACACTCCGCGACGTGCTTGCTCCGGGCACCAGCGTGGGTGCGCCGCCGGACATGTACAACCAGCAGGGCCAGGACTGGGGCCAGCCGCCTTGGCATCCTGCCCGCCTGGCGGAGGCGGGCTACATCCCGTTCCGGAACATGCTGGCCACCGTGCTGCGCCATGCCGGCGGCGTCCGGGTGGACCACATCCTGGGTCTCTTCCGGCTGTGGTGGATCCCGGCCGGAAACGCTCCGGGGGACGGCGCGTACGTGAAATACGACCACGAGGCATTGATTGGCATCCTGGCCCTCGAGGCGCAGCGTGCGGGAGCCGTGGTGATCGGGGAGGACTTGGGCACCTTCGAGCCGTGGGTCCGGGACTACCTTGCCGCCCGCGGCATCCTGGGCACCTCCATCCTTTGGTTTGAGTACGACGGCGATTCGCCCCTTGCGCCCGAAAGGTACCGCACGCAGGCACTCGCCAGCGTCAACACCCACGACCTTCCGCCCACCGCCGGCTACCTCGCCGGGGATCACGTGGCTTTGCGCAGCGGGCTGGGCCTGCTGGAGCGTTCGGAAGCCGAGGAGCGGGCCGAGCACAACGCCGCACTGGAAAAGATGTTTGCGCTGCTGCGGGAGCGCGGCCACCTGCCCGAAGACGGAGCGGGCGGGCAAGCCGGGAGTGAAGAAGGGACCATCGAGGCGCTGCACCTGCTGCTGGCCCAGGCGCCGTCGGTGCTGCTTGGCGTTGCCCTGGTGGACGCCGTGGGCGAGCGGCGGGTCCAGAACCAGCCCGGGACCACCGAAGCGCTCTACCCGAACTGGCAGGTTCCGCTGGGCGGCCCGGACGGCCGGCCTGTTTTCCTGGATGATCTTCCCGCAAACCCGCGGTTCAACTCGCTGCTGGCTGCGGTGGAAGGGGCCCTGCACGGCTAG
- a CDS encoding LacI family DNA-binding transcriptional regulator translates to MDGQHKRATITDVAAHAGVSRAAVSKVLRGAYGVSDVMRKRVEESMETLGYRPSALARGMRGRSFTLGVFVVDLSNTFVTVLIEGIRAEAESRGYQVFIGEADTGLAQQKRMIEAMMDRKMDGLVLIAPFGPEEELEMIGRSIPTVVLGRHGPGRGYDTVASDDIAGSALIVDHLASLGHRRIAHLKHVGREKNESTMPQSVRAEGYVQAMMRNGLEVDVIESRWNHEGGAAAVDLMLERDTRPTAVHTGTDMAAFGVLARFYELGLPIPETLSVVGYDNARAASLPQVALTTVDQSGFEMGALATRLLVERIDGRREEVSTLVQPTLMIRKTTGPPPKVHGLANEPLVQEAKG, encoded by the coding sequence GTGGACGGACAGCACAAGCGGGCAACTATCACTGACGTTGCCGCGCATGCCGGTGTATCCCGGGCTGCCGTTTCCAAGGTCCTTCGCGGGGCATACGGCGTCAGTGACGTGATGAGAAAGCGCGTCGAGGAGTCCATGGAGACTTTGGGGTACCGTCCCTCAGCCCTTGCGCGCGGAATGCGAGGCCGCAGCTTCACTCTGGGGGTCTTCGTGGTGGACCTTTCCAATACTTTTGTTACCGTCCTCATCGAAGGTATCCGCGCCGAAGCGGAGAGCCGCGGCTATCAGGTGTTCATCGGTGAAGCAGATACGGGGCTGGCGCAGCAAAAGCGGATGATCGAGGCAATGATGGACAGGAAGATGGATGGCCTGGTCCTGATCGCCCCCTTCGGCCCTGAAGAGGAGCTAGAAATGATCGGCCGAAGTATCCCCACAGTTGTGCTTGGCCGGCACGGCCCCGGGCGCGGCTATGACACTGTTGCAAGTGACGACATTGCCGGCAGTGCGCTGATCGTTGACCACCTGGCGTCCCTGGGCCATCGGAGGATTGCCCATCTCAAACACGTTGGCCGGGAGAAAAACGAAAGCACGATGCCACAGTCGGTCCGGGCTGAAGGTTATGTGCAGGCGATGATGCGTAACGGGCTGGAGGTGGACGTGATCGAATCGCGGTGGAATCACGAGGGCGGTGCCGCAGCTGTGGACTTGATGCTCGAGCGGGACACTAGACCCACCGCTGTCCACACCGGAACTGATATGGCGGCCTTTGGTGTTTTGGCGCGATTCTATGAGCTGGGCCTGCCGATTCCGGAAACCCTTTCCGTGGTTGGCTACGACAACGCCCGTGCAGCCTCCCTGCCACAGGTTGCGCTCACTACCGTGGACCAGTCCGGATTCGAGATGGGCGCCTTAGCCACGAGACTGCTGGTGGAGCGCATCGACGGACGCCGCGAAGAAGTATCTACCTTGGTGCAGCCAACCCTGATGATCCGGAAAACCACCGGCCCCCCGCCCAAGGTGCATGGCCTGGCAAATGAACCACTCGTCCAGGAGGCAAAGGGATAG
- a CDS encoding alpha-amylase family glycosyl hydrolase, with protein sequence MKFRTLPRASLRAKTTTGTTATPTITPPQTPSRSKRGTRAQTAPRTTTRTAAALAAAIVAVSASVLPAQAAPGAKDPGAEGQANKNQGQTSALHSLRGPVTDENFYFVMADRFSNGSPINDDGGLGSDPMVSGFDPTRKGFYNGGDLAGLLDKIDYIQGLGTTSIWLTPSFKNKAVQPEDKSAGYHGYWVTDFTQIDPHLGTNDELKALIDEAHSRGMKVYFDIITNHTADVIGYKEGARKGYISKDAVPYETAEGAEFDDRDYAGAESFPKLGAATSFPYKPVLEPGEENLKVPAWLNDPTLYHNRGDTTFVGEDSFYGDFFGLDDLFTEHPKVVDGMKNIYETWIRDFGVDGFRIDTMKHVNDGFWQEFGPDVLTYAKEQGKDEFFMFGEVFDTTKSFTSQFTTRNNMQAVLDFPFQDAARNFASKGEDAAALETFFAGDDWYTDADSNVYQLPTFLGNHDMGRIGSFIAADNPGSTDAEQVARDQLAHELMYLSRGNPVIYYGDEQGFTGPGGDQDARQTLFASKVLEYLDDDLLGTDATHATDNFNTGHPLYGKISQLAELTKEHPALRDGAHQHRYAAEGPGIYAFSRTDAEDQREYVVALNNGEQPQTAEVPTYIAKRTYTRIYGEGADEAKTAVDGKLTVTVPPLSAVVYQSSGRIPHSQAAPAVVLQEPAAAQGDNGRLKVTADVGGSSFYEVTFEARTAGGGWQAIGTDDTAPYQVFHEVAALDAGTPVEYRAAVLDNGGHAATSQPRNAAVPAPVPTLQKPVEGSSVKGSVELSATVDPEKASHVMLFERSVAGGDWTAVGSDGSSPVYSVTDDVSGLADGTQLRYRASTAGTGFNVSSGVRTVTVGDAPQPDSVTVAGSLNQAMGCAEPWDLACTQATMVLDPADNIWRLTVDLPAGKYEYKAALNGNWDVSYGADGALNGSNIVLDHAGGAVTFRYDNRTHVISAVYASQQPQAVSVAGNLGSELGCIGDWLPECDQAQLALDPTDLVWKLTVMNLPAGTYEFKAAMDRSWNVNYGANGVPNGGNIPFEHDGGGVTFRYDHFTHLVTAS encoded by the coding sequence TTGAAATTCCGCACCCTTCCGCGCGCATCCCTACGCGCCAAAACGACCACCGGAACAACCGCCACTCCAACCATCACACCTCCTCAAACGCCCAGCCGAAGTAAAAGGGGCACGCGGGCTCAAACCGCCCCGAGGACCACAACGCGCACAGCGGCTGCCCTTGCGGCTGCGATAGTCGCCGTTTCTGCCTCTGTTCTTCCCGCTCAGGCCGCCCCGGGCGCCAAAGATCCAGGGGCGGAGGGACAAGCCAACAAGAACCAAGGCCAGACGTCGGCCCTGCACAGCTTGCGAGGGCCCGTCACGGACGAAAACTTCTACTTCGTCATGGCTGACCGCTTCAGCAACGGGAGCCCCATAAACGACGACGGCGGCCTGGGCAGTGATCCGATGGTGTCCGGCTTCGATCCCACCAGGAAGGGGTTCTACAACGGCGGCGATCTGGCCGGCCTGCTGGACAAGATCGACTACATCCAGGGCCTGGGCACCACCTCCATCTGGCTGACTCCCAGCTTCAAGAACAAAGCGGTACAGCCCGAGGACAAGTCGGCCGGCTACCACGGATACTGGGTCACGGACTTCACCCAGATCGATCCGCACCTTGGCACGAATGACGAACTCAAGGCACTCATTGACGAGGCCCACAGCCGCGGCATGAAGGTGTACTTCGACATCATCACCAACCACACCGCGGACGTCATCGGCTACAAGGAAGGCGCGCGGAAGGGCTATATCTCCAAGGATGCCGTGCCGTACGAGACGGCGGAAGGTGCCGAATTCGACGACCGGGACTACGCGGGCGCCGAAAGCTTTCCCAAACTCGGCGCAGCCACATCGTTCCCCTACAAACCCGTCCTGGAACCGGGCGAAGAAAACCTGAAGGTCCCGGCCTGGCTGAACGATCCCACGCTGTACCACAACCGCGGCGACACCACATTTGTGGGCGAGGACTCCTTCTATGGTGATTTCTTCGGCCTGGACGACCTCTTCACCGAGCACCCCAAGGTAGTGGACGGAATGAAGAACATCTACGAAACCTGGATTCGCGACTTCGGCGTGGACGGCTTCCGGATCGACACCATGAAGCACGTCAACGACGGGTTCTGGCAGGAATTCGGCCCCGACGTCCTCACCTACGCCAAGGAGCAGGGCAAGGACGAGTTCTTTATGTTCGGCGAGGTCTTCGACACCACCAAGAGCTTCACCTCGCAGTTCACCACCCGGAACAACATGCAGGCAGTGCTGGACTTCCCCTTCCAGGACGCGGCGCGCAACTTCGCTTCCAAGGGCGAGGACGCAGCCGCGCTGGAAACGTTCTTCGCGGGCGACGACTGGTACACCGACGCCGATTCGAACGTCTACCAGCTCCCCACCTTCCTGGGCAACCACGACATGGGCCGGATCGGCAGCTTCATCGCCGCGGACAACCCCGGATCAACCGACGCCGAGCAGGTGGCCCGCGACCAGCTGGCCCACGAGCTGATGTACCTCTCCCGCGGCAACCCCGTGATCTACTACGGTGACGAACAGGGTTTCACCGGCCCCGGGGGCGACCAGGATGCCCGGCAGACGCTCTTCGCGAGCAAGGTGCTGGAGTACCTTGACGACGACCTGCTGGGCACCGATGCAACACATGCCACGGACAACTTCAACACCGGGCACCCGCTTTACGGCAAAATCAGCCAGCTTGCGGAACTGACCAAGGAGCACCCCGCACTGCGCGACGGCGCGCACCAGCACCGGTACGCCGCGGAGGGCCCAGGCATCTACGCCTTCTCCCGCACGGACGCCGAGGACCAGCGTGAGTACGTCGTGGCATTGAACAACGGCGAGCAGCCGCAGACGGCGGAGGTGCCTACGTACATCGCGAAGCGCACCTACACCAGGATTTACGGTGAAGGAGCGGACGAGGCCAAAACGGCCGTGGACGGCAAGCTCACGGTCACTGTTCCCCCGCTTTCCGCCGTGGTTTACCAGTCCTCCGGCCGGATTCCGCACTCCCAGGCGGCGCCCGCCGTCGTCCTCCAGGAACCGGCCGCGGCGCAAGGTGACAACGGGCGGCTTAAGGTGACGGCCGACGTCGGCGGCTCCTCATTCTATGAGGTCACCTTCGAGGCCAGGACGGCAGGCGGAGGGTGGCAGGCCATCGGCACGGACGACACCGCGCCTTACCAGGTGTTCCACGAGGTAGCAGCCTTGGATGCCGGCACTCCCGTGGAGTACCGGGCCGCCGTCCTGGACAACGGCGGCCACGCGGCCACTTCCCAACCCCGCAACGCCGCAGTTCCCGCGCCCGTCCCCACGCTCCAGAAGCCCGTTGAGGGCAGCAGTGTGAAGGGCTCCGTGGAGCTTAGTGCGACGGTAGACCCGGAAAAGGCCAGCCACGTGATGTTGTTTGAGCGAAGCGTCGCCGGCGGGGACTGGACCGCGGTGGGTTCGGACGGCTCTTCGCCGGTGTACTCGGTGACCGACGACGTGTCGGGCCTCGCGGACGGCACGCAACTGCGGTACCGCGCCAGCACGGCGGGCACCGGTTTCAACGTCTCCAGCGGCGTCCGGACCGTCACGGTAGGCGACGCGCCGCAGCCGGATTCGGTCACTGTGGCAGGCTCCCTGAACCAGGCCATGGGCTGCGCTGAGCCGTGGGACCTTGCGTGCACCCAGGCCACGATGGTCCTGGATCCCGCGGACAACATCTGGCGCCTCACCGTTGATCTTCCCGCCGGCAAGTACGAGTACAAGGCCGCACTCAACGGCAACTGGGATGTGAGCTACGGAGCCGACGGTGCCTTGAACGGATCAAACATCGTGCTGGACCATGCGGGCGGAGCGGTCACGTTCCGCTATGACAACAGAACGCATGTGATCAGCGCGGTGTACGCGTCGCAGCAGCCGCAGGCCGTTTCGGTTGCCGGCAACCTGGGGTCCGAGCTGGGCTGCATCGGCGATTGGCTGCCCGAATGCGACCAGGCACAGCTGGCACTGGACCCTACCGACCTTGTGTGGAAGCTGACGGTTATGAACCTGCCGGCAGGCACTTACGAGTTCAAGGCGGCCATGGACCGGTCCTGGAATGTGAACTACGGCGCCAACGGCGTGCCGAACGGCGGCAATATCCCGTTTGAGCACGACGGCGGCGGCGTCACCTTCCGCTACGACCACTTCACCCACCTGGTCACCGCAAGCTAG
- a CDS encoding SDR family oxidoreductase, giving the protein MGEGPVLVVGGTGMLGGQVVTELLNRGKQVRALVRPGSDASRLESSGVEIARGDMMDPDSLLRAMTGADAVVTSAAGYTRHRKGDNPKIDTVGNSNLADAAKRAGVRRFVLTSILTCDQTPDVPHFWHKRLMEDRLQALGVPFVALRPGAFLDQVTRFGGDPISKHRVRWFGSAGIPLSFVLTSDLAGYLAAAVDAPGVEGQRIDIGWDRPISMQEFADIAERLTGEEIRVQSVPLGLLRGAGVLLGPVNPMAKDLAAMMGWFQTGKYVADTRRQVEVFGAPPTAEDAVRRVIISLGHAVKS; this is encoded by the coding sequence ATGGGTGAAGGACCAGTACTCGTTGTAGGCGGCACCGGCATGCTCGGCGGCCAGGTGGTCACGGAGCTGTTGAACCGGGGGAAGCAGGTGCGTGCCCTGGTGCGCCCGGGCTCGGATGCGTCCCGGCTGGAGTCATCGGGCGTGGAGATCGCCCGCGGGGACATGATGGACCCGGACTCGTTGCTTCGGGCGATGACCGGTGCGGACGCGGTGGTTACCTCGGCTGCCGGCTATACCAGGCACCGGAAGGGCGACAACCCGAAAATCGACACGGTAGGCAATTCAAACCTCGCTGATGCTGCCAAGCGTGCCGGGGTACGCAGGTTTGTGCTCACCAGCATCTTGACCTGCGACCAGACGCCGGACGTGCCGCATTTTTGGCACAAACGGCTGATGGAGGACAGGCTGCAGGCCCTGGGCGTCCCGTTTGTGGCATTACGTCCCGGGGCTTTCCTGGACCAGGTGACCCGGTTTGGCGGCGACCCCATCAGCAAGCACAGGGTCAGATGGTTCGGCTCGGCAGGAATCCCGCTGTCCTTTGTGCTCACCTCGGATCTTGCGGGATACCTCGCGGCCGCCGTGGATGCTCCGGGCGTGGAGGGCCAGCGGATCGATATCGGCTGGGACCGGCCCATCTCCATGCAGGAGTTCGCCGACATCGCGGAGCGGTTGACCGGTGAGGAGATCCGGGTGCAGTCCGTTCCCCTTGGCCTGCTGAGGGGAGCCGGGGTCCTGCTGGGGCCGGTCAACCCCATGGCAAAGGACCTGGCTGCCATGATGGGCTGGTTCCAGACTGGCAAGTACGTTGCCGACACAAGGCGGCAGGTCGAGGTTTTTGGTGCTCCCCCCACCGCAGAGGACGCGGTGCGGCGGGTCATCATTAGCCTGGGGCACGCTGTGAAGAGCTAG
- a CDS encoding lactonase family protein — MTSPAQHPIIWTGTYTPDGGGRAEGIGALSAHPDGTLEWLGTAAKADSPSFVAVHPALPVVYAVAEQRKMVRAFRRKGDFGLEPLGEPQPAGEATCHVAVGPQGRFLTAACWGDGQVLLYELDSDGGITARFPAPASADPHSIQTPGKPRQSRAHASLMLQDGRIMTTDLGHDTLRIWNYVPGSGLEADHEVALPFGCGPRHLVQHASGNVFVVSEYSVEVFVVRPEAGTFELVFRGPATAGGNMRDDSAAEICLDQEGRHAYVGVRGSNLVSVLDVAAEGTELLPVHDFPSGGNWPRHHIVRRNWLHVAHERSDNIATFELDPASGLPGPLVHDLQTPSPTALVPAL, encoded by the coding sequence ATGACTTCCCCCGCCCAGCACCCCATCATCTGGACCGGCACGTACACCCCTGACGGCGGCGGCCGGGCTGAAGGGATCGGCGCCTTGTCCGCCCACCCTGACGGGACGCTGGAATGGCTGGGTACGGCAGCCAAGGCGGATTCGCCGTCGTTCGTTGCTGTCCATCCCGCCCTGCCCGTGGTGTACGCGGTGGCGGAGCAGCGCAAGATGGTACGTGCCTTCCGGCGGAAGGGCGATTTCGGGCTTGAGCCGCTTGGCGAGCCCCAACCAGCCGGGGAAGCAACCTGCCACGTGGCGGTAGGCCCCCAGGGGCGCTTCCTCACCGCAGCTTGCTGGGGCGACGGCCAGGTGCTGCTCTACGAACTCGATTCCGACGGCGGCATCACGGCACGCTTCCCCGCCCCCGCCTCAGCGGATCCGCACTCCATCCAGACTCCAGGTAAGCCCCGTCAGAGCCGCGCCCACGCCAGCCTCATGCTGCAGGACGGCCGGATCATGACAACAGACCTGGGGCACGACACCCTCCGTATCTGGAACTATGTGCCGGGATCAGGACTGGAAGCGGACCACGAGGTGGCCCTCCCCTTCGGCTGCGGGCCCCGCCACTTGGTGCAGCACGCCAGCGGCAACGTCTTTGTGGTTTCTGAATACTCCGTCGAGGTCTTCGTGGTCCGGCCCGAGGCCGGGACATTTGAACTCGTTTTCCGGGGTCCGGCAACCGCCGGCGGCAACATGCGCGATGACTCCGCAGCGGAGATCTGCCTCGACCAGGAGGGAAGGCACGCTTACGTCGGGGTGCGCGGTTCCAACCTTGTGAGCGTGCTGGACGTGGCTGCCGAAGGGACGGAGCTGCTGCCCGTCCACGACTTTCCCAGCGGAGGGAACTGGCCGCGCCACCACATCGTCCGGAGAAACTGGCTCCATGTGGCCCACGAACGGTCGGACAACATCGCCACTTTCGAGCTGGACCCTGCCAGTGGGCTGCCCGGACCCCTGGTCCACGACCTGCAGACGCCGTCACCCACGGCCCTGGTGCCGGCTCTCTGA
- a CDS encoding putative protein N(5)-glutamine methyltransferase codes for MPRPEPLARPLFAEIVTLLRAAGCVFAEEEAQLLVSEASSATKLTEWISRRLAGEPLEYIVGWASFCGLRIAVDPGVFVPRRRTQLVVSEAVTLLRQSLPAGAKPGVVVDLCCGSGAVGVAVASQMQVKELHAADIDSMAVECARRNLAIVRGQVHQGDLYGGLPSRLRGQVKLIVVNAPYVPTDVLPTMPSEARIHEPRLSLDGGPDGLSLHRRVLGEAPDWLAPDGHLVIETSERQAAGTAGIVAAAGLAARTVHSEDLDGTVVVGTLPLR; via the coding sequence ATGCCGCGCCCCGAACCACTTGCCCGTCCCCTTTTTGCCGAAATTGTCACCCTGCTCAGGGCGGCTGGCTGCGTTTTCGCGGAAGAAGAAGCCCAGCTGCTGGTGTCCGAAGCGTCCAGTGCCACGAAGCTCACCGAGTGGATCAGCCGGCGCCTTGCGGGTGAGCCACTTGAATATATTGTTGGCTGGGCCAGTTTTTGTGGTCTGCGCATTGCCGTCGATCCCGGTGTCTTTGTGCCGCGCCGGCGCACGCAACTAGTTGTTTCGGAGGCCGTTACGCTGCTGCGGCAAAGCCTCCCGGCAGGCGCGAAGCCCGGCGTCGTTGTTGATCTCTGCTGTGGATCCGGAGCCGTGGGTGTGGCGGTTGCTTCCCAAATGCAGGTCAAGGAACTTCACGCTGCCGATATCGACTCCATGGCCGTAGAATGCGCGCGCCGGAACCTCGCGATTGTGCGCGGGCAGGTCCATCAAGGCGATCTCTATGGCGGGCTTCCTTCCCGGCTCCGGGGGCAGGTGAAGCTCATCGTGGTGAACGCTCCGTACGTACCCACGGACGTGCTGCCGACCATGCCGTCCGAGGCCCGGATCCATGAGCCGCGACTCTCGCTCGACGGAGGGCCGGACGGTTTGAGCCTCCACCGCCGGGTCCTCGGCGAAGCCCCGGATTGGTTGGCTCCGGACGGTCATCTTGTCATCGAAACCAGTGAGCGTCAGGCAGCTGGAACGGCTGGCATCGTGGCCGCGGCAGGACTGGCCGCGCGAACTGTTCACTCCGAGGACCTGGACGGAACGGTAGTCGTCGGCACCCTGCCCCTTAGGTAG